A window of the Streptomyces griseochromogenes genome harbors these coding sequences:
- a CDS encoding class F sortase, translating to MAPRRRGRRPWHRTRAYRLIRSALLIAVLVTVGVRCGGDDGPVRAGREGPGLAGQAPPPRPLSRSRPTSLRIPSLGVDAPVIGVGLDRDRQLETPPVDGPKAVGWYRGGPTPGESGTAVAVGHRDTSTGPAVFSALALVKPGKPIEARRADGRTAVYTVDRVKVYDKVGFPDDEVYGRTGRPELRVLTCGGLFSRRTGYTSNVVVFAHLSATR from the coding sequence ATGGCGCCGCGTAGGCGCGGACGCAGGCCGTGGCACCGGACCCGCGCCTACCGCCTCATCAGGTCGGCCCTGCTCATCGCCGTCCTGGTGACGGTGGGCGTCCGGTGCGGGGGAGACGACGGGCCGGTCCGGGCGGGCCGGGAGGGGCCGGGCCTGGCAGGCCAGGCGCCCCCGCCCCGCCCGCTGTCCCGGTCCCGCCCGACCTCCCTGCGCATCCCGTCGCTGGGCGTCGACGCGCCCGTCATCGGCGTAGGGCTGGACCGGGACCGGCAGTTGGAGACACCGCCGGTCGACGGGCCGAAGGCGGTCGGCTGGTACCGGGGCGGTCCCACGCCGGGGGAGTCCGGCACCGCCGTCGCCGTCGGCCACCGCGACACCAGCACCGGCCCCGCCGTGTTCTCCGCGCTCGCTCTGGTGAAGCCCGGCAAGCCGATCGAGGCGAGGCGCGCGGACGGCCGCACCGCCGTCTACACCGTGGACCGGGTGAAGGTCTACGACAAGGTCGGCTTTCCCGACGACGAGGTGTACGGGCGCACCGGGCGCCCGGAGCTGCGCGTGCTGACCTGCGGCGGCCTGTTCAGCCGGCGCACCGGCTACACGAGCAACGTGGTGGTCTTCGCCCATCTGTCCGCGACCCGCTGA
- a CDS encoding ABC transporter permease: protein MSVFVHDGLAMTGRQLRRVRNSPGLAILTQIMPINMLLFFGYVFGSALAMPGHEYRSFLVPGLLVATAAGGLMTGMFQAAADTHRGVMDRFRTMPVSRAAVPLGQAVADLVVTAVGTVPLLLVALAVGWRIEGSALGAAGAVGLLLLFRFACTCAGIFLGLLTRSEDAAGQLGAVSFVLPLLSDAYIPTDHLPGWLRALAEWNPISAVTTALRDLFGNAPVPHDAAWPVAHPVAGALAWSLALTAVFLPLAVRRYTHGQR from the coding sequence ATGAGCGTGTTCGTCCACGACGGCCTGGCGATGACCGGCCGGCAGCTGCGCCGGGTCCGCAACAGCCCGGGCCTGGCGATCCTGACCCAGATCATGCCGATCAACATGCTGCTGTTCTTCGGCTACGTCTTCGGCAGCGCACTGGCGATGCCCGGCCACGAGTACCGTTCCTTCCTCGTACCCGGGCTGCTGGTCGCGACCGCGGCCGGCGGGCTGATGACCGGCATGTTCCAGGCGGCCGCGGACACCCACCGGGGCGTGATGGACCGTTTCCGCACCATGCCGGTGAGCCGGGCCGCCGTACCGCTCGGACAGGCGGTGGCGGACCTCGTGGTCACGGCCGTCGGCACGGTGCCGCTGCTGCTGGTGGCACTCGCGGTGGGGTGGCGGATCGAGGGGTCCGCGCTCGGGGCTGCCGGAGCCGTGGGGCTGCTGCTGCTCTTCCGGTTCGCCTGCACCTGCGCCGGGATCTTCCTCGGGCTGCTCACCCGCAGCGAGGACGCCGCCGGGCAGCTCGGCGCCGTCTCCTTCGTGCTGCCGCTGCTGTCCGACGCGTACATCCCGACGGACCATCTGCCGGGCTGGCTGCGTGCGCTCGCCGAGTGGAATCCGATCAGCGCGGTGACCACCGCCCTGCGGGACCTCTTCGGCAACGCGCCGGTGCCGCACGATGCCGCCTGGCCGGTGGCCCACCCGGTGGCCGGGGCGCTCGCCTGGAGCCTCGCCCTGACCGCGGTGTTCCTGCCGCTGGCCGTGCGCCGGTACACACACGGGCAGCGGTGA
- a CDS encoding ATP-binding cassette domain-containing protein: protein MTTTYAVLSEGLQKRFGDVHALRGLDLAVAQGTVCGLLGPNGAGKTTAVRLLTTLLRPDAGSARIAGHDLVREAAAVRRRIGVTGQYASVDGDLTGRENLRLFARLHRVRGPAGRADELLERFGLSEAAGRKASDYSGGMRRRLDLAASLIRRPDVLFLDEPTTGLDPASRNRIWQAVRELKADGTTVLLTTQYLEEADQLADSIVLVDRGRVTHTGSPTELKSLIGSYAEAVVADPDGLPRAAAVLDQLTGAAPVFDHERGAVGAVTTDPSLTLPRLVRELDAAGVPLLDVSLRPPTLDDVFLRLTGESAHGKELAA, encoded by the coding sequence ATGACTACTACGTACGCTGTACTTAGTGAAGGTCTCCAGAAGCGCTTCGGCGACGTGCACGCCCTGCGCGGCCTGGATCTGGCGGTGGCTCAGGGGACGGTCTGCGGGCTGCTCGGCCCGAACGGAGCCGGGAAGACGACGGCCGTACGGCTGCTCACCACGCTGCTGCGGCCCGATGCGGGCTCGGCGCGAATCGCGGGTCACGACCTGGTGCGCGAGGCGGCGGCCGTACGGCGCCGGATCGGCGTCACGGGGCAGTACGCCTCGGTCGACGGGGACCTCACCGGCCGGGAGAACCTGCGGCTGTTCGCACGGCTGCACCGGGTGCGCGGCCCGGCCGGGCGGGCCGACGAGCTGCTGGAGCGGTTCGGGCTGTCCGAGGCCGCGGGGCGCAAGGCCTCGGACTACTCGGGTGGCATGCGGCGCCGGCTGGATCTCGCGGCCAGTCTCATCCGGCGCCCCGACGTCCTCTTTCTCGACGAACCGACCACCGGACTCGACCCGGCCAGCCGCAACCGCATCTGGCAGGCGGTGCGCGAGCTGAAGGCGGACGGCACGACCGTGCTGCTGACCACGCAGTATCTGGAGGAGGCCGACCAACTGGCCGACAGCATCGTCCTGGTGGACCGGGGACGGGTGACGCACACCGGATCGCCCACCGAGCTCAAGTCCCTGATCGGGTCGTACGCGGAAGCGGTGGTCGCGGACCCCGACGGGCTGCCGCGAGCGGCCGCCGTGCTCGACCAACTCACCGGCGCCGCGCCCGTGTTCGACCACGAGCGCGGCGCCGTCGGCGCGGTCACCACCGATCCGAGCCTGACCCTGCCGCGTCTGGTGCGCGAACTCGATGCCGCGGGCGTGCCGTTGCTGGACGTGAGCCTGCGCCCGCCCACCCTCGACGACGTCTTCCTGCGGCTCACCGGCGAGTCCGCCCACGGCAAGGAGCTCGCCGCATGA
- a CDS encoding GntR family transcriptional regulator, whose amino-acid sequence MTSFAPDSIVLNRKLPLWYQVSQSLRASILGRSPRDPLRLPTEEQLAEHYGVSVLTMRQALKELEDEGLISRHRRRGTFIEPGVRRGAPVRLLGSVDAIVAQQSGMTTELLAHGRAPVPTDLAEYFPDLAEVATYHRLRSDEKTGEPTNHAVNHVRPELSARIDLDDLVRWPMTKVLRDVAGADISRITDTVEARLADPDTARLLRVPLLSPILHYTGVTYDTEGRVLDVAVIHYRGDRFSFTVTLDA is encoded by the coding sequence GTGACCTCCTTCGCTCCGGATTCGATCGTCCTGAACCGCAAGTTGCCCCTGTGGTACCAGGTGTCGCAGTCGCTGCGCGCCTCGATACTCGGCCGTTCTCCGCGGGACCCGCTGCGGCTGCCCACCGAGGAGCAGCTGGCGGAGCACTACGGGGTCAGCGTGCTGACCATGCGGCAGGCGCTGAAGGAGCTGGAGGACGAGGGGCTGATCAGCCGGCACCGGCGGCGCGGCACGTTCATCGAGCCCGGGGTGCGCCGCGGGGCTCCCGTGCGGCTGCTCGGCTCGGTGGACGCGATCGTGGCCCAGCAGTCCGGCATGACGACCGAGCTGCTGGCCCACGGCCGCGCCCCCGTGCCGACCGATCTCGCCGAGTACTTCCCGGACCTCGCGGAGGTGGCGACGTACCACCGCCTGCGCAGCGACGAGAAGACCGGCGAGCCGACCAATCACGCCGTCAACCACGTACGTCCCGAACTCTCCGCGCGCATCGACCTGGACGACCTGGTCCGCTGGCCGATGACGAAGGTGCTGCGGGACGTGGCCGGGGCGGACATCAGCCGGATCACGGACACCGTGGAGGCAAGGCTCGCCGACCCCGACACCGCACGGCTGCTGCGCGTGCCGCTGCTCAGCCCGATCCTGCACTACACGGGCGTGACGTACGACACCGAGGGCCGGGTGCTCGACGTGGCCGTCATCCACTACCGGGGCGACCGCTTCTCCTTCACGGTGACGCTGGACGCGTGA
- a CDS encoding TetR/AcrR family transcriptional regulator: MAVRGAVPEVIWARPERTGRGPKPAYTRDDIAAAAVRIADAEGLDAVSMRHVAAELGCGTMSLYNYVPRKEDLYELMVDAVSAEHVPWEPSGDWRADLLRVAHETRALMYRHTWVPRLMSPVYGFSPHALRYLEHCLVCLDPMEASYGTKLELIAMLNGVVTAYVRNELDTAERVRALPWSEGEENAVRIAYLGGRIASGAYPRMAAAFSEDPGPVDLEAVFERALERVLDGFAPR, encoded by the coding sequence ATGGCAGTCCGAGGGGCCGTCCCCGAAGTGATCTGGGCACGTCCCGAGCGCACGGGCCGGGGCCCGAAGCCGGCGTACACGCGCGACGACATCGCGGCCGCGGCCGTCCGGATCGCCGACGCCGAGGGGCTCGACGCGGTGTCGATGCGGCACGTCGCGGCCGAGCTGGGCTGCGGCACCATGTCGCTGTACAACTACGTCCCGCGCAAGGAGGACCTGTACGAGCTGATGGTGGACGCGGTCAGCGCGGAGCACGTCCCGTGGGAGCCGAGCGGGGACTGGCGGGCGGACCTGCTCCGGGTGGCGCACGAGACGCGGGCGCTGATGTACCGGCACACCTGGGTGCCGCGTCTGATGTCCCCGGTCTACGGCTTCAGCCCGCACGCTCTGCGCTATCTGGAGCACTGCCTGGTGTGCCTGGACCCGATGGAGGCGTCCTACGGCACCAAGCTCGAACTGATCGCCATGCTGAACGGCGTCGTGACCGCCTACGTGCGCAACGAACTCGACACGGCCGAGCGCGTGCGCGCGCTGCCCTGGTCGGAAGGTGAGGAGAACGCGGTGCGCATCGCCTACCTGGGCGGGCGGATTGCCTCGGGGGCGTACCCGAGGATGGCCGCGGCGTTCAGCGAGGACCCGGGACCGGTCGATCTGGAGGCGGTCTTCGAGCGGGCGTTGGAACGGGTTCTGGACGGATTCGCGCCGCGCTAG
- the hmgA gene encoding homogentisate 1,2-dioxygenase, with the protein MSGDARKTAEGLSYLSGFGNEHASEAVPGALPEGRNSPQRAPLGLYAEQLSGTAFTEPRSHNRRSWLYRIRPSAAHPAFVRTENGAIRTAPFTETVPDPNRLRWNPLPEPPSGTDFLAGLWTLGGNGDATQRTGMAVHLYHANSSMERVFSNADGELLIVPERGGLLLHTEFGRLHAEPAEVALIPRGVRFRVELLDASARGYVCENYGAPFQLPDLGPIGANGLANARDFRAPVAGYEDVEGPVEVVNKFCGNLWTATYDHSPLDVVAWHGNHVPYVYDLRRFNVIGTISYDHPDPSIFTVLTSPSDTPGLAGVDFVVFAPRWLVGEDTFRPPYFHRNVMSEYMGLVEGAYDAKAEGFVPGGGSLHNMMSAHGPDRETFERASAAELRPQKIDDGLAFMFETRWPVTLAPHAARADHLQQGYDGVWQGLERHFRPLH; encoded by the coding sequence ATGAGCGGGGACGCACGGAAGACCGCCGAGGGACTGTCGTATCTCTCCGGGTTCGGCAACGAACACGCCTCGGAGGCGGTGCCGGGCGCCCTGCCCGAGGGCCGCAACTCGCCGCAGCGCGCGCCGCTCGGCCTCTACGCGGAGCAGCTGAGCGGCACGGCGTTCACCGAGCCGCGGTCCCACAACCGCCGCTCCTGGCTGTACCGCATCCGCCCGTCGGCCGCGCACCCGGCGTTCGTCCGCACCGAGAACGGCGCGATCCGTACGGCGCCCTTCACCGAGACGGTGCCCGACCCCAACCGGTTGCGCTGGAACCCGCTGCCCGAGCCGCCGTCCGGCACGGACTTCCTGGCGGGCCTGTGGACCCTGGGGGGCAACGGCGACGCGACCCAGCGCACCGGCATGGCGGTGCACCTGTATCACGCGAACTCCTCCATGGAGCGGGTGTTCAGCAATGCCGACGGGGAGCTGCTGATCGTGCCGGAGCGCGGCGGGCTGCTGCTGCACACCGAGTTCGGCCGGCTCCATGCGGAGCCCGCCGAGGTGGCGTTGATCCCGCGCGGGGTGCGCTTCCGTGTGGAGCTGCTCGACGCCTCCGCCCGGGGATATGTGTGCGAGAACTACGGGGCGCCCTTCCAGCTCCCCGACCTCGGGCCCATCGGCGCCAACGGACTCGCCAACGCCCGGGACTTCCGGGCGCCGGTCGCCGGGTACGAGGACGTGGAGGGGCCGGTGGAGGTGGTGAACAAGTTCTGCGGCAACCTCTGGACGGCGACGTACGACCACTCGCCGCTCGATGTGGTCGCCTGGCACGGAAACCATGTGCCGTACGTCTACGACCTGCGCCGTTTCAATGTGATCGGCACCATCTCCTACGACCACCCGGATCCGTCGATCTTCACGGTCCTGACCTCCCCGTCGGACACCCCGGGCCTGGCCGGCGTCGACTTCGTGGTCTTCGCCCCACGCTGGCTGGTGGGCGAGGACACCTTCCGGCCGCCGTACTTCCACCGGAACGTGATGAGCGAGTACATGGGCCTCGTCGAGGGCGCCTACGACGCCAAGGCGGAGGGCTTCGTGCCGGGCGGCGGCTCGCTGCACAACATGATGTCCGCGCACGGCCCGGACCGGGAGACCTTCGAGCGGGCGAGCGCCGCCGAGCTGCGGCCGCAGAAGATCGACGACGGACTGGCGTTCATGTTCGAGACCCGCTGGCCGGTGACGCTCGCCCCGCACGCGGCACGGGCGGACCATCTCCAGCAGGGCTACGACGGTGTGTGGCAGGGACTCGAACGTCACTTCCGGCCGTTGCACTAG
- a CDS encoding nucleotidyltransferase domain-containing protein, whose translation MEQERVRCQLDVIAEVLRAARDRGVSLWLRGGWAMDFFLGEVTRDHADIDWFARARDAAPLEGILTRLGHRPVPGPPPDLQLDFVKDGLDTSFTLLAQDTEGRITVAGGPWAGTPWPEGLLDAEPGRIGALEAPIVGPRAQIEIKRMMPVWDPSRPRRAKDAEDIARLEAALRGRS comes from the coding sequence GTGGAACAGGAGCGTGTTCGGTGTCAGCTCGACGTGATCGCGGAGGTTCTTCGGGCCGCGCGTGACCGCGGGGTTTCGCTGTGGCTGCGTGGCGGCTGGGCCATGGACTTCTTCCTCGGGGAGGTCACGCGCGACCACGCCGACATCGACTGGTTCGCCCGGGCGCGGGACGCGGCGCCCCTGGAGGGGATCCTCACCCGGCTCGGCCACCGGCCCGTCCCCGGACCGCCCCCCGACCTCCAGCTCGACTTCGTCAAGGACGGCCTGGACACCAGCTTCACCCTGCTCGCCCAGGACACCGAGGGCCGCATCACGGTCGCGGGCGGGCCCTGGGCCGGAACCCCCTGGCCCGAAGGCCTGCTCGACGCGGAGCCCGGCCGTATCGGCGCGCTGGAGGCGCCGATCGTCGGCCCGCGCGCCCAGATCGAGATCAAGCGCATGATGCCCGTGTGGGACCCTTCCCGGCCGCGCCGTGCGAAGGACGCGGAAGACATCGCGCGCCTTGAGGCAGCCCTGCGGGGCCGCTCCTAG
- a CDS encoding molybdopterin oxidoreductase family protein: MSRTALRVCPLCEATCGLTLTIEGTRVTGARGDREDVFSQGFICPKGASFGAVDGDPDRLRTPLVREDGALREATWEEAFDAVAAGLRPVVERYGADSLGIVLGNPNVHTMAGALYPPVLLAALRTRSLFTASTVDQMPKHVSSGLLFGDANAIPVPDLDHTGHLLLIGANPLESNGSLCTAPDFPGKLKALKARGGRLTVVDPRRTRTAKLADRHLAIRPGTDALLLAAMATVLFEEDLTGLGDLAPHVQGVQEVREALREFTPEAVAGACDVDAALIRTLARELAAAPAAAVYARIGSCTVPHGTLASWLVDVLNVLTGNLDRPGGALFPQAATDRTPRPAGPGRGFALGRWHSRVRQHPEAKGELPLSTLAEEIDTATAEGESVRALIVVAANPVLSAPDGARLDKALDALDFMVSVDPYLNETSRHADVVLPPPPPSQSPHHDFAFNTLAVRNQVRYSRPAVPLEPGRMAETEILARLILAATGMHGADPAAVDTMVIDQTLGKAVQEPHSPVYGRDPRELAGQLTGETGPERRLDLMLRLGPYGDGFGVRPEGLTLDRLLAHPHGIDLGPLRPRLPQPLKTVSGKVELLPEPIVGDLPRLREALGERPAGLVLVGRRHLRSNNSWMHNVPALTGGSNRCTLHIHPEDAERLGVRDGADVRVTGAGGEVVAPAEVTNGVRPGVVSLPHGWGHDRPGTRMSHAVREPGVNVNQLLDGSLLDPLSGNAVLNGVPVELTATL, translated from the coding sequence GTGTCCCGCACCGCTCTGCGCGTCTGCCCCCTGTGCGAGGCCACCTGCGGGCTGACCCTCACCATCGAGGGCACCCGTGTCACCGGCGCCCGCGGTGACCGGGAGGACGTCTTCAGCCAGGGCTTCATCTGCCCCAAGGGCGCCTCCTTCGGCGCCGTCGACGGCGACCCCGACCGGCTGCGCACCCCGCTCGTCCGCGAGGACGGCGCCCTGCGCGAGGCCACCTGGGAGGAGGCCTTCGACGCGGTCGCCGCGGGCCTGCGCCCGGTCGTCGAGCGGTACGGCGCCGACTCCCTCGGTATCGTCCTCGGCAACCCCAACGTGCACACCATGGCCGGCGCGCTCTACCCGCCGGTGCTGCTCGCCGCGCTGCGCACCCGCAGCCTGTTCACGGCCTCCACGGTCGACCAGATGCCCAAGCACGTCTCCAGCGGGCTGCTGTTCGGGGACGCCAACGCCATCCCGGTGCCGGACCTCGACCACACCGGCCATCTGCTGCTGATCGGCGCCAACCCGCTCGAGTCCAACGGCAGTCTGTGCACCGCCCCCGACTTCCCCGGCAAGCTCAAGGCCCTCAAGGCCCGCGGCGGCCGGCTCACCGTCGTCGACCCGCGCCGCACCCGGACCGCGAAGCTCGCCGACCGGCACCTCGCCATCCGCCCCGGCACCGACGCCCTGCTGCTCGCCGCGATGGCCACCGTGCTGTTCGAGGAGGACCTGACCGGGCTAGGGGATCTCGCCCCGCACGTCCAAGGCGTCCAGGAAGTGCGGGAGGCCCTGCGGGAGTTCACCCCCGAGGCCGTCGCCGGAGCCTGTGACGTCGACGCGGCCCTCATCCGCACCCTCGCCCGCGAACTCGCCGCCGCACCCGCCGCCGCCGTCTACGCCCGCATCGGCAGCTGCACCGTCCCGCACGGCACCCTGGCGAGCTGGCTGGTCGACGTCCTCAACGTCCTCACCGGCAATCTGGACCGGCCGGGCGGCGCCCTGTTCCCGCAGGCCGCCACCGACAGGACACCCCGCCCGGCGGGCCCCGGCCGCGGCTTCGCGCTCGGCCGCTGGCACTCCCGCGTACGTCAGCACCCCGAGGCCAAGGGAGAGTTGCCGCTCTCCACGCTCGCCGAGGAGATCGACACCGCCACCGCGGAGGGCGAATCCGTCCGGGCGCTGATCGTGGTCGCGGCCAACCCGGTGCTGTCCGCCCCCGACGGAGCGCGTCTGGACAAGGCCCTGGACGCCCTGGACTTCATGGTCAGCGTCGACCCCTATCTCAACGAGACCTCGCGCCACGCCGACGTCGTGCTGCCGCCGCCCCCGCCCTCGCAGAGCCCGCACCACGACTTCGCCTTCAACACCCTGGCCGTGCGCAACCAGGTCCGTTACAGCCGCCCCGCCGTCCCCCTCGAACCCGGTCGCATGGCCGAGACCGAGATCCTCGCCCGGCTGATCCTCGCCGCCACCGGGATGCACGGTGCCGACCCGGCCGCCGTGGACACGATGGTCATCGACCAGACCCTCGGCAAGGCCGTCCAGGAGCCGCACTCCCCGGTGTACGGCCGTGACCCGCGGGAACTCGCCGGACAGCTCACCGGGGAGACCGGCCCCGAGCGCCGGCTCGACCTGATGCTGCGCCTCGGCCCCTACGGCGACGGCTTCGGCGTACGGCCCGAGGGGCTCACCCTGGACCGGCTGCTCGCCCACCCGCACGGCATCGACCTCGGCCCGCTGCGCCCCCGCCTGCCGCAGCCGCTGAAGACCGTGAGCGGCAAGGTCGAGCTGCTGCCCGAGCCGATCGTCGGCGATCTGCCCCGGCTGCGCGAGGCCCTGGGTGAACGTCCGGCCGGGCTCGTCCTCGTCGGCCGCCGCCATCTGCGCTCCAACAACAGCTGGATGCACAACGTGCCCGCCCTCACCGGCGGCTCCAACCGCTGCACCCTGCACATCCACCCCGAGGACGCGGAGCGCCTGGGCGTGCGGGACGGGGCCGACGTACGCGTGACGGGGGCCGGGGGAGAAGTGGTCGCTCCCGCCGAGGTCACGAACGGCGTCCGGCCGGGAGTGGTGAGCCTCCCGCACGGCTGGGGCCACGACCGCCCCGGGACCCGTATGAGCCATGCGGTCCGGGAGCCCGGTGTCAACGTCAACCAGCTCCTCGACGGCAGCCTGCTCGACCCGCTGTCGGGCAACGCGGTCCTCAACGGCGTTCCCGTCGAACTCACCGCAACCCTGTGA
- a CDS encoding type ISP restriction/modification enzyme, producing the protein MPSVTHDDAPLLADLMPWSVAPLRPGRAWPTAPDPASLKARWEALLKAEGPDREALFEPTRARTPHSSVGQLPGQPTGTERLARAEGPCAEPVRVLTAPFDEQWLIPDHRLIDTARPELWRVADERQVFVVETGTETPEEPPVLATSLLPTLRTGRIRPLYRRPGGTEPNLAPGLLDHLSARLGERPAPSDVLAWILATIRPDLTVPLTEDAGLWSRGVESGRRMLWLMRRDGERPKLPGGRRPYVRAPLPRTPLTLHYDRDEETLHLDEGRISPVPPEAWDHEVAGVRVLEAWFATRATPAEPGTLAAIRPATWPQAWTSELLELITVLTLLAEPRPRLTEVKATSPITRAGLQRAGVLPVPASARRPASVLDHQEEGPEGQFALL; encoded by the coding sequence ATGCCCAGCGTGACGCACGACGACGCTCCGCTGCTCGCGGACCTCATGCCGTGGTCCGTCGCACCTCTGCGGCCGGGCCGTGCCTGGCCGACGGCACCCGACCCGGCGTCCCTGAAGGCCCGCTGGGAGGCCCTGCTGAAGGCCGAAGGGCCGGACCGGGAGGCCCTGTTCGAGCCGACCCGCGCCCGTACGCCGCACTCGTCGGTGGGCCAGCTGCCCGGCCAGCCGACCGGCACGGAGCGGCTGGCACGCGCCGAGGGCCCCTGCGCGGAGCCGGTACGCGTGCTGACGGCGCCGTTCGACGAACAGTGGCTGATCCCGGACCACCGGCTGATCGACACGGCCCGCCCGGAGCTGTGGCGGGTGGCGGACGAACGGCAGGTGTTCGTGGTCGAGACGGGCACGGAGACGCCCGAGGAGCCCCCCGTGCTGGCGACTTCCCTGCTGCCCACCCTCCGCACCGGCCGCATCCGTCCCCTGTACCGCCGCCCGGGCGGCACGGAACCGAACCTGGCGCCGGGCCTGCTGGACCATCTCTCGGCCCGTCTGGGCGAGCGCCCCGCCCCGTCGGACGTCCTGGCCTGGATCCTGGCCACGATCCGCCCCGACCTCACCGTCCCGCTCACCGAGGACGCCGGACTCTGGTCCCGGGGCGTCGAGTCGGGCCGCCGCATGCTGTGGCTGATGCGCCGCGACGGCGAGCGCCCGAAGCTGCCGGGCGGCCGCCGCCCCTACGTCCGCGCGCCCCTGCCCCGCACCCCCCTGACCCTCCACTACGACCGCGACGAGGAGACCCTCCACCTGGACGAGGGCCGCATCTCCCCCGTGCCGCCCGAGGCCTGGGACCACGAAGTGGCCGGAGTCCGCGTCCTGGAGGCCTGGTTCGCGACCCGCGCGACCCCGGCCGAGCCCGGCACCCTGGCCGCGATCCGCCCCGCGACCTGGCCGCAGGCCTGGACCTCGGAGCTGCTGGAACTGATCACGGTCCTGACCCTGCTGGCTGAACCGCGGCCCCGGCTGACGGAGGTGAAGGCGACCTCACCGATCACGAGGGCCGGCCTCCAGCGGGCGGGCGTGCTCCCCGTCCCGGCGTCGGCCCGCCGCCCGGCCTCGGTCCTCGACCACCAGGAGGAGGGGCCGGAGGGCCAGTTCGCCCTGCTCTAG
- a CDS encoding TetR/AcrR family transcriptional regulator codes for MKPVPHATSLRRAPVQRRSAERLTRILDACADLLDEVGYDALSTRAVALRAEVPIGSVYRFFGNKRQMADALAQRNLERYTERVNERLKRARQGDWRAAMDAVLDEYLSMKRTAPGFSLVDFGNQIPVGVRHGEPNTRVADRLTGLLSGYLGRTPDEELRRVFLVAVESADTLVQLAFRVDPQGDEAIIHETRELLRAYLGRVLD; via the coding sequence ATGAAGCCCGTGCCCCACGCGACATCGCTTCGCCGCGCGCCCGTCCAACGACGCAGTGCCGAACGGCTGACCAGGATCCTCGACGCCTGCGCCGACCTCCTCGACGAGGTCGGCTACGACGCCCTGAGCACCCGGGCGGTCGCCCTGCGCGCCGAGGTGCCCATCGGATCGGTCTACCGCTTCTTCGGCAACAAGCGGCAGATGGCCGACGCCCTCGCCCAGCGCAACCTGGAGCGGTACACCGAGCGCGTCAACGAGCGGCTGAAGCGGGCACGGCAGGGAGACTGGCGGGCCGCCATGGACGCCGTACTGGACGAGTACCTGAGCATGAAGCGCACCGCGCCCGGCTTCTCGCTCGTGGACTTCGGCAACCAGATCCCGGTCGGCGTCCGGCACGGCGAGCCCAACACCCGGGTCGCCGATCGCCTCACCGGCCTGCTCTCCGGCTACCTCGGGCGCACCCCCGACGAGGAGCTGCGGCGCGTCTTCCTCGTCGCCGTGGAGAGCGCGGACACCCTGGTGCAACTGGCCTTCCGGGTCGATCCCCAGGGGGACGAGGCGATCATCCACGAGACGCGGGAGCTGCTGCGCGCCTATCTGGGGCGCGTGCTCGACTGA